The Cuculus canorus isolate bCucCan1 chromosome 5, bCucCan1.pri, whole genome shotgun sequence DNA segment CTCATCCATTGCCTTCCCCTTTCTAGGAACATGGAAAAGAGCATCactcagcagaaaatgaagtgaaGAAGTCTGTGTCTTGTGGTCTGGCTTTCTGTTTTATGTGGCTCTTAGCTGGTCAAACTCTGATTGCATCAAAGTGTGTAAGATGCGTTATCCCCAATACATATTCTTCCCTAATCCTTGATGGAAGGGGGTAAAACTGAAAGTACATAGATTTGACATAGTGTGCTCGTGTACAGGTGTGTATGCACgagtatttataaataaaagttgTAAGAAAGGAATCTTGCCAGAAGGTATGCTACAAAGCACTGCTGATTGCTATGCTCTTGCATGAATTTAATCACTAATATTAAAACAGAATCTCAAATCAAACAGGTAATCCTGCAATCTTCTGCTTTGATGTAGTCCTACTGCACAGAGAGAGAGTGGCACTCATTAAAGCCAAGAAAAAGACAATCAGATTTCATTTGTAATGTTAACATCCAGCAACATAAACTCTGAAGTGGTCTCTTATCATCGACATTAGATGCTGCACAAAACGCTGCTGTTATTAATAACCACTCAAATAATACAAGTAAGAACACTGGCGTGTGGCAGATGCAAGCATGCGTATCCATTACCGAGCTCACGAAGCTGGGATCTGCTGGACAATTTCCAACTTTGGCAAGGGGAACTTTAGCTGAGTAAGAAATCCAGGCTGTCATTCGTGAAGTAGCTGGCATAGGTGCAAAGACTCTCTGGTCTTTGAGATAgtgaaatagcattttttttgtcttttgtcgCAGGACgcatttctttctaaagagtTAAAATCAATGCCAGGGTGCCATACATTGTAAACATTTATCATTTATTACGCATTTAAGTGTGCACAGCACATACACCACAGTCTGGAACAGCACCTGTATAAAACTACAGACAGATTCTGGTAAATGGTGAAAGCTCATACCATATAACATTGTTGTCAAGGTTTAATCACTATCTTTTAAAACTAACAACAACTACCTCTGAGCATATCTTGTTTGAGGCCATCAGCTGTGAATTTAATGGAGTGTAAAATGACAAAGAAGAACCATTCCCAGAGAAAATCCTTGAGATCTGATTTTGCTATCTGAAATCTAGAACAAAATCATCAGCTGTCAGAGGTAGTGATGATAATTACACAATGATCACTCACATATcgaaaacagaaaatacagaaatcccccaaattacagaaaaaaaatctaaaaatccTTAGGCATGACATTTCCCAGGAGCTCTCTTTTGATTTGCCTTCCTTTTTGttaattgttatttttgctttgacaGCAGCTGGCTTAAGTTCTGGTCCTGGTCTGCTCTGGTCTTAGTGAACTTTGGTGAGTAGATTCTGTCTTCAAGGTCATGTGTAAGTAGAGGATACAGGCAAGTCTATACcattacaaagaaacaaaggctTTTGTCTAGGAATGTCACAAGAGAGtaaaaaaacctgaattcaGATTTTCATgtagtcagaaaaaaagtggtttagattggaagatGATTTCTGAACATCCTCTAAAGTCATCAAACATTGTGGTTAGTCCTGGTTCCTGCTTAACATATTGATGCCCCCAAggatggggaaaggaaaggaaaggaaaggaaaggaaaggaaaggaaaggaaaggaaaggaaaggaaaggaaaggaaaggaaaggaaaggaaaggaaaggaaaggaaaggaaaggaaaggaaaggaaaggaaaggaaaggaaaggaaaggaaaggaaaggaaaggaaaggaaaggaaaggaaaggaaaggaaaggaagactgaaggaaggagaaaagaaaagaaaagaaaagaaaagaaaagaaaagaaaagaaaagaaaagaaaagaaaagaaaagaaaagaaaagaaaagaaaagaaaagaaaagaaaagaaaagaaaagaaaagaaaaggaaaagaaaagaaaagaaaaggaaaagaaaagaaaagaaaagaaaagaaaagaaaagaaaagaaaagaaaagaaaagaaaagaaaagaaaagaaaagaaaagaaaagaaaagaaaagaaaagaaaagaaaagaaaagaaaagaaaagaaaaaagaaaaggacaaatgcATCCTCTTAGTGATTCCTCTATAATCAAACCTGTCTTTTCCTTCATCACATTAGAGACATGACTTACACTTgcaaaatatataaagaaaaatatagggTTACTTGATGACGGTATAGTACTGCAGCCTGACAGCtgtctgcaaatattttcaccATGATTATCCTTACTAAAAGTAAACCACTGGGTAAAGATAGCTCAAACGTGACAAGGCTCAAATAGGATGCAACCAACTCTATCCTGAATACTTTTGGCtacatatggaaaaaaagagagatttggGATGACGATTGTTCCCCCAAGGCCCTCCTCCAGAACTGTAAGACTAAGCAGAAAAGCGTGTACCTTCCTTCCATGCAGATTTTGTTAGGAGACTGGCTTAGAGAGTTAGTGAGGTAGAAATTAATCAACCTTGTCAgggaatgagaaagaaaaaaagcagcatatttCTCCTTCCAAATACTGcaccaaaaataataaatagtacAAAACAACCTCAATTCATTGCAATCAATCTAAATTCTCCCTGTGGAACTTGTGTTTTCTAAAAACCAGCAAAtacttttgccttttaaaaacttATGAGTACTATAGAGttttgaaaactttgaaaaatgaatgtagTCTCCAAACATGAAAGGGAATTTGATTTGAATAAAGTGTATATAATTGGTTCATGTTAGCGTGTTTCACAGTGCACTTGTTGGGGGAGAGACAGACACATTTTTTAGCCTAATGCCAAGGAATCGTATCAAATATAAGCTTCCATTAAGGGCCACGAAAGATCTTACGGTCCTGTTTatctaaacagaaaagaaaaaccccaaaccaaccctgCAGAGTTTATATAGGTGTTTAAGCCTCTCTACTGCCAGGCAGCTCTAAGAAGACTGACTGCAGGAAAGTTCAAAGTTCAGCACTGGCAGATCTAAAAACAGATTTGTGGGGAAGCTCTTCAGCACTGCACTTTCTATACTGAGGTAAACTGATACTGTTCCAATTAAATAGCAACGCCGCACAAAGGAGGTCAGGCATTGTGTGTGGCTCCTAGCTGGCATCCCACTCAGGCACCTCTGCCACCATTCCTTCTCCGTGGCCAAGAGCTTCTTTGGGAGTCACGGGGGTTTGGAAATCACTCAGAGGAGAACAAAGCCGtcataacaaacaaaaaaaccaccaaacaaacaaacacgTGTACAACGATAGACACTGTAAAACACACAAACAGTGCAAAACATTGTAATATAGGAATTGAATTTCCCCTGGTTTAAGATATGGAGTAGCAGCACACCTGTGATAACTtagaaacagattaaaaatcCACAAAGCAGAAGTCTTCTACTGTTGCACCATGAAATGAAATACCTTGGGTTggaggtttgttttgttttcagaacttaaaaaaaaaaaaatcagaaccaTAAATAAATTTTGTGGCAATATATACAGATTTAAATAATTAACTTAAATATCTTACACCTACTCTTGCATAAAACTCTCCAGTAAAAGTGCACCACGTTTCTTTTCCCCAAACATGTTCTGCATCTTCCCCTGTGCTGAGGTAGGTCAGAAGGGAAATGTCTCAGAttctaggaagaaaatgtgtcaCTGTCATTGTGGGAGATACTTTATTGcctttctttgttcttccatTTTTGCTCAGGGCTATGTACATCCCGGGATAAATCCTGGATTCATAAGCATTGTAGTTGTTTGGCAGGAGAATCTCTTTGAATTTGCACTCGTCATTGAAATGGgtctgaaatgaaaaggaaagaatgagagTGAAGGAATTTCAGACATCAGGTGTGGAAATATTCTTGCAACCCAGTGTAGAAGGTGTGCTGCTGGCAAAAGGTGCAGCTGACTTCCCCGCTCTTAGTAATCTTCTGAAGTGGTCGCCCAAATGAAGCTTCAAACAGGACTCAGAGGATCATTAAGAACGCTGTGCCCAGGCCAGGCATATACATATAACGGTAGGAAGGACACCCAGAGCTATGTCTGCACTCTTGAGAGAGGGGACCACATTATAACAGAGcccatttctgctgctctgctcatcTAATTGCTCAGTGGTTGTCTTACCAGCAATAAATTGCTTGAGagtcttcagaaaaatctgaatgcttaaagatgaaatgcttatgcttaaagagaaagagatattCTAAAGACCTTCAGTGTGgacaatattttctgtttctttagttCTAAAATCGAAGGAAAGTTTTGGGTAACTTATGTTAATGGATCAGGAAAACAGAGTTGGCAAAAGGCCTCCTTCCAGTGAATAGGTTTCATTACGAAGTAAGTACAAAGAGGGTCAGGTGTTACAAGTGTGTTGTCTGGCGAGTAACAAGTGAACTCATCTCTTATTAGTGGGTAAAAGCCTAGGGATTTGTAAGAGAGGTCTCAGCCTGCCAAGATGAATGCTGCACTGGGAATTACTTTATCCAGGATGCCAAAGCAGCAGTCTTCCTAAGAAACAATGCAAAGGGACCTCTTGCACTTTAGTGACTGATTCTGCCTGGCTTTTATATGTCAGAATCCTCCATAACAGGACTGATTCAAGATATTCATTGACAACATTCAAGAAACACTTTAGCAATGgtctcagacacatggtgtgaattttcGGATTTTcccatgcagggacaggagttggactcgatgatccctgtgtgtcccttccaactcaggacattctgtgatttatgattctatgattctacaatgcCCTAGAAAATACTGGATGCTTCATATCTTCATCTGAAAATGCCCTAGTTAACTTTGACATAGTTTGACTTTTCCTCAGCCCAAGATTCTTCAAAGCATActaagcatagaatcatagaattatagaatcactaggttggaagggacccactgggtcatcgagtccaaccattcctaacactccctaaaccatacaCAGATTAACATGAGCAAAGATATGCACTGTTATGGTCTACCTCAAGCATATTTTATAAGATACCTCTATGTTTTCCAAAGATTCAATGTATTATCTCCTAATGGGTCTGCCTTCTTATAAATAGGAGTCCAAACCCTGAGGATGCTGAACTGTCATGGGACAGACTCCCAATCAAACAAAGAGTGATCAATAGGTATGTGATATGCACTGATTCAACTCATTATAAAGGATCATTCTGAGGGGGGCCTGGCTGATTACAAGTCCAAGTGCACTCTGAGAGATGAAGTGAGTGATTGCCATACCTATTTAAGGCTGTTtggacttcagaaaaataaagactgaGTCTAGTTTGAGTTCTTGCCTCACAAATGATGATTCTCTTGGTCTATCTGGTAGGCAAGGTGGGCGGCCATGGTTGGGTGAGTGTAGTTTTTATGGGGAAACCAAGGAAGTGTAATGCAAAAGAAAGGTTTTTACTCCAAAAGCTCAGTGAGGAGCATTCATGGGTTGCACACATGCTGGCAAGTCAGCAAGGGCTGCTCAGGAGAGCAAGGATGAGGCTTAGGCAGCTTCTAGCACCATGCACACCTCTCAAACCAGACAACCATGGTCTCCCCCCCCCAGACGCACAGTTGGTAGCTACTTACAGATCCATAGAGTTTGCCTCTGCTATTCATGGCCATGAAGAGTCCACTTCTAACACCAAATATGCTCACCACTCCTCTTTCCACGGGGGAGATTTCCAGCAGACCTACAGAGGAGACAGAGGAATCAGGGGGACAAAGGGCTGTGCCCTGAAGGAGCATGATGTCAGTGCTGTGCTCACCCAAACGCTCCCGTCCTCAGCGTGGTGTGGGACCCCACACCCCACCCATGCTGTGGGTGGCCTCAGAACCCCAGCCTCATGCTCCTCATGCTGGGACATCTCTTCTTTTAGCTAATTATCTATTTTTACTTTGCCCCTAGACATCCTCCTGTGAAACCGAGGTTAAAATAAACCAGAGTGTGCTTGAGGCGAATGAAACATTTGTCATCGTGAAGCTTATACCTCCCCCTTCAGCATCTTATTGTTTCAGTTGGATATCACAGTCATGGGGCCATGGGGTTAAGCCTCTAACAGATGCTTTTCAAGTTTGGGGGCAGAGCTGGACCATAGCTAAGCTTTCCCCATCCCTTGCTTGCAGTGGTGGCTCACCCGTTGCCTTccaaatattcatagaatcatagaaccactaggttggaaaagacctcttgggtcattgagcccaaccattcctgtcaaccactaaaccatgtccctgagcacctcatctacccatcttttaaatacctccagggatggtgactccaccacttccttgggcagcctctgccagtgccttgatgaccctttccgtgaaaaatctttttctgatgtccagcctgaacctcctctggcggagcttgaggccattctcccttgtcctgtccctgtcactcgggagaagaggccagctccctcctttacacaacctcctttcaggttgttgtagagagcaataaggtctcgcctcagcctcctcttctccaggctaccccagttccctcagccgctccttgcaagacttgttctccagccccttctccagcttcactgctcttctaAATATTGAGGCAAGCTAATTCCAGCTGGAGACAAGGGGACACTACAGCTTTGAGGAGCATCTAGGCGCACCCGATGAGCTCCGTCACCACACAGTGCCCATGGTCCTTGGGGGATTCAGGGCGGGAAGCACCTCGGTGCTGGAGGAGGGTGGATTTttgaaggggagaaagagaTCTAGCAGTCACCCACCATCCTTTGAGCACATAGCACTCTCTGCGGCAGGTGAGATGCTCCGCGACCGCGGAACCGCCCTAGGGCGGTTCCGCGGTCGCAGAGCATCTCACCTGCCCCATCGCAGGGATCTTACTGTATCGATTTTCGCTGTGGATCCCTTCGATGCGGCCGTCGGGCAGGACTTGGATGTGGAAGCCGATGCCCACGTTGCAGTAGAGGCGCCGCAAGCGCTTGATGCCCAGGAGATAGTCGGTGTCGCGGCGCTCGGCCGGGAGGCGAGAGACGGAGCGGGCGAAAAGAGCCGCATCCCAGCGGCGTTGGCGGAGCCCGGCTGGGAGGCGATTCGGGGGCGACCTGCTGCGGGCAATCCCTGGCCACAGGAGCCCCAAAAGCAAAGCTGGGAGCAGCGCCGAGGGAAGAGGCATCCCGGCTGAAAGGCTCGTAGCCACGGCGGCTCCGAAAAAAGACGCTCGCCCCCCCAGGTCCTGCTTTTaaagggaggggtgggggggaaacggggagaaaaaaagaaaaacaacaaaaaaaaacccaaacgaaaacaaacccaaaaaaagcgaggagggagggaaggagggagggagcccCGTGCTCAGTCCCCCGAGGATCTGCGGTTTCCCTGCATGGAGAGGAAATCCCGGGAGCAAGAGCTTCTGAACTTGATCTCAACTCCAGGAGTCTTGTCTGAAGTGCTGATCTTCTTCTCTAGCTGCTCAGCCATAGCGCTTTAGCCTTAGCCACGATATTTATATATCCATGTGCGTTGGTACCTCTTACATCACCACCTACCGCTGTCTGCTGCAGCCCTCCGCCTCAGCTCAAAGTCAAATTATCACCCCTAGATGCTTAACAAGCCCGAAGCATCTTGAAGGGAAAGGCTGAGCAGCACTGGTGCTAAACAA contains these protein-coding regions:
- the FGF4 gene encoding fibroblast growth factor 4 — encoded protein: MPLPSALLPALLLGLLWPGIARSRSPPNRLPAGLRQRRWDAALFARSVSRLPAERRDTDYLLGIKRLRRLYCNVGIGFHIQVLPDGRIEGIHSENRYSLLEISPVERGVVSIFGVRSGLFMAMNSRGKLYGSTHFNDECKFKEILLPNNYNAYESRIYPGMYIALSKNGRTKKGNKVSPTMTVTHFLPRI